Part of the Sphaerochaeta associata genome is shown below.
AGCGGCAGCGTTGTATTCAACGGTGTCGACTTGGTCAAGGCCGATCAGAGAACCATGCTTAAAGCAAGACGCGACATCCAGATGATCTTTCAGGATCCCTACGCGTCCCTCGACCCCCGCATGACGGTCAGGTCGATCATCGCAGAACCTTTGGTGATTTATAACAACCGAAAATTGCTGGAGAAGCCGCTCTCTTCCCTGGATATCGAACGCAAGGTCGAGAATCTCATGGAGCGCGTAGGACTGAACAAGGCATTCAAGAACCGCTATCCGCATGAGTTCAGCGGCGGCCAAAGGCAGAGAATCGGCATCGCGCGCGCCCTTGCACTGAACCCGAAAATCATTCTCGCCGACGAGCCGGTATCTGCCTTGGACGTTTCGATCCAGTCCCAGATTTTGAACTTGCTTGGTGATTTGCAGAAGGAGTTCGGCCTTACGTATATCTTCATCGCCCATGACTTGGCGGTAATCCAGCACATCTCCACCCGTGTTGCGGTAATGTATCTGGGAAAGATTGTAGAGATCAGCGATGCAGTGCGCTTGTATGACAATCCGCTGCACCCCTATACGACCGCCCTGCTCAGTGCAGCCCCGATTCCCGACCCGAAGGTGGAGCGGGAGCGAAAACGCATCATCCTCACCGGCGATGTACCATCCCCGGACAAGGAGCGCAATGGTTGCTACTTCTACGACCGTTGTCCCAAGAAGATGCCGTGGTGCTCATGCCATATCCCTCCGATGTTCGACATCGAGGACAAGCACCAGGTCGCCTGCTGGCTCTACGACAAGGATGACCGCAGCAAGGTGAGTATGGAAGAGGCCCAGGCTGACGCCAACAAGAGCAAGTAAGTGTTGAAAAGCCACCCGATCGGGTGGCTTTCTCCTATCTAGAGATCCTTGTAGGAAACCTTGAGATCCAAATCGCGGGGCCTGTCCACATACATCGGAAGGCCAGAGACTGCAGCGAGGGCCTGCAGTGCTGCTTCGGTTCTGCCTCCGGAGGTTTTCTCTGCAATGATTTCAATCGTCCTGACCTGGTCGTCCTTCAGCTTGAGGGAAAGAACCAGCATCGCCTTCAGACGCCGCTTGGTTGGTTTTGCATCCTTATCACTGCTTCCTCTGACAAAGTGCGTTAGCTCCAAACGCTCCACTTCAGAGAATGAAAACGTCTCACGCTTGCAGATCCAAGCAAACCCATAGATGCTTGTAACCGTATTGTCCTGCGTATTGAAGTACCAGCTGTCGCGATAGAGCGTACCTGCAAGGCTGAGCAGCAGGAGTATCGGAATATGGGGCATGGTACTCAGTCTGACACCCTCCGAAAGGTTCAGTGACAAGCCCCAAATGAGAAACAAGGTAAATACTAAACACAAGATATGAAATGTACGGGTTATTCCATACACAATTCCATCGTGTTTGATAAAGGTTGTATGTCGTATCATGCAGCACCTCGCAATATCATATCAGTATACTGTATTTACTTCCTTCGGTCAGGGGGAGTACCCATAATTATGTATGCAAAAAATGCATAAATTCATCCTTTATTATCCACTCCAAGCCCGTTTTCAGCCAAACCTATTTGCGTTTTCTCTTGATTCATGGTTTAATGTGATTTAAGCTAAGTTGAACGTTTACACTTAGAACTACAAGGAGATATGTCTATGAAGAAATTTCTGGCTATCATGCTTTGCGTCCTGCTTGTAAGTGCCCTCTTTATTTCCTGTGGAAAGAAAGAAGCACCTGCACCGGCCGCAACCACGACGCCGGCACCCGCAGCTCCTGCAGCTCCGGCCGCTCCGGCTCCCGCTCCTGCTGTAACCGCCACCCCGGCACCGGCTCCTGCCGCACCGGCACCGGCTCCTGCAGCTGTGGCTAAAGATGAAGTCGTATTCCGCATTACCAATGGTGCAGAACCCGAATCCTTGGATCCAGCCCTCATTCAGGGTGTTCCCGAGCACAGAATTTTCGAGGCTCTCTTCGAAGGTCTGGTAGCAAACGATCCTGTGACTGCCCTTGCAGTTCCCGGTGTTGCTGAAAGCTGGGAATCCAATGAAGACGGAACCCAGTATACCTTCAAGCTTCGCAAGAACGCTGTCTGGTCCGATGGCACTCCCATCACCGCCCATGACGTCGTATACAGCTGGCTGAGGATTTTGGATCCCGCAACCGCTGGTCCTTATGCCTGGTTCCCCTGCATGTTCCTTGCCGGTGCAACCGAGTTCAACGCTGGAGAGGCTGGTCCTGAGGCTGTCGGTATTCGCGCCCTTGACGACTACACCTTCCAGATGGACCTCATCGGACCGCTTCCGTATGCAGTCGATGCCTTGACCCACTACAGCTTCGCAATCGTTCCCAAGCACGCCATCGAGAAGTTCGGCGCCGCTTGGACAGATCCCGCCAACTTCGTCGGCAATGGTCCGTTCGTGCTCACCGATCGTGTTGCACAGACCTCCATCACCGCTTCCAAGAACCCGAAGTACTGGGATGCAGATGCAGTAAAGCTTGACAAGGTCATCTTCTACTCCTCCGACAGCGATACCACCAACTACAACATGTACCTCAATGGTGAGATTGACTGGGCAACCAACGTTCCCCCAGATCAGCTCAACGCTGCACAGATGCGCGACGACTTCCAGCTCGCTCCGCAGCTTGCAACCTACTACTATGTCTTCCAGAATGAAGTAGCCCCGATCAACAACGTACTCGTCAGAAAGGCTCTCTCCTATGCTGTCGACCGCGAAGCTCTGGTTGAAGGCGTAACCAAGGCTGGACAGATTCCTGCCTGGGGTATTGTTTCCCCGATGGCCGGATATCCCGGACTTGAATTCCCGTTCGAGACCCAGGATGAGGCTATCGAGATGGCTCAGGACATGCTTGCACAGGCTGGATATCCCAACGGTGCAGGTTTCCCGACCGTTTCCATCCTCTACAACACCAACGAGGGTCACAAGCAGATTGCTGAGTTCATTCAGCAGGAATGGAAGAACAACCTGGGCATCAACGTAGTACTTGAGAACCAGGAGTGGCAGACCTACCTCTCCAACCGTAACGAAGGCAACTTCCAGATTGCCCGCGCCGGATGGGTTGGTGACTACCAGGATCCGAATACATTCCTCGACATGTTCCTTACCGGTGCCGGCATGAACGGCGGCAAGTATTCAAACGAGATTTATGACGTCCTGATCAACGAAGCAGCAAGAATGCCCGCCGGTGAAGACCGCTTTGGTGTTCTGAGAACCGCTGAGGACATCATGATCAACGAAGACCAGGCTCTCATGCCTCTCTACTACTACGTAACGATCAACATGCTCGATACGAACAAGTGGGGCGGATGGCACAACAACACCATGGACTACCATCCGGTCAAGGACATCTACAAGAAGTAGTTGTTTATTCACAGTATTTTCGGTCCCCGGGATTTCCCGGGGATCTTCTTTTTGCCCTGCACCCTTCCTTGACATTCAATGACACTCTTCCTAGAATTATTTCAGGCTGGGAAAAGCGGACAAGGAGGGCTCTCATGTTCAGCTGTCAGGCACACTCGCCTAGGTTGCTGGTTTTTATGGCCCTGCTTTATTATGTCTTAAGCTCACCCATGCAACACACTGCAGACAGCCCTTTGAAGGCGACAACTGAAAACACCCCTTTCCGTCTACAAGCCGCCACACAAATCGTACAGCAGGATCTCATCTGCGAAACTACAGCACAAGCATATTCCAGCAGAGCGAGAGTAATCCGGGAATTTTGGGTGGGGGCAGCCTCTGTTGTACCAGGAATCGCTGTAGTGGTCGGGCATACCAAGAATGAACAGTTTGCAGATGGCATTCCCTCCACCAGGGATTTTATTTTGCCATGCATGCATGACCGGGATGGAAAGAAACGCTGAGCCTTGTTGATTTGCAAAGGCGGGCCGAAAAGCCTGCCGTCCTTCAATCTTCGGTGCACAGCACCCTACAAGGTAGGTTTTTACATGATTACCATCATTGAGCTATTTGCAATAGCAACTTCAGTACTCGCATTCGGAATGGCCCTCTGGCTTTATACATGGGTCAAGGCTCAACCTGCGGGCAATAAAAAACTAGAAGACATCGGAGCATACATCCAACAAGGCGCCAATACATTCCTGAAGCGAGAGTACTCGATACTCTCCCGTTTCGCCGGGGTCATCGCCATCCTCATTCTCCTCTTCATCCCTACTCCGATTTGGAAGGGTTCGATGCAGAATATCGTCATGGCAGTTTCGTTTCTCATAGGTGCCACCTTTTCCGCCCTTGCAGGCAAGGTCGGCATCCAGGTAGCGACCATAGCCAATCGCAAAGCCGCTGCAGCATCGCAAACCGGCATCAAGTTTGCCTTCCTTGCAGGCTTCCGAGGAGGGGCTGTCATGGGCATGGCGGTCGTCGGCACCAGTTTACTGGGTGTGACTGCCGTATTCATGATCACAGGAGATGCAACCGCCATCCTTGGATTCAGTTTCGGAGCAAGTTCGCTTGCCTTGTTTGCGAAAGCCGGTGGGGGCATCTTCACCAAGACTGCAGACATCAGTGCAGACCTCGTCGGCAAGGTTGAGCTCGGAATACCCGAAGACGATCCACGAAATCCGGCCGTCATCGCAGATAATGTCGGGGATAATGTGGGAGATGTGGCGGGAATGGGTGCCGATCTGTTTGACTCCAATGTCGCCAGCATGGCAGCCGCCCTGGTCATGGCACTCTACCTTGACGGCTCCGCTTCCACCGATAATGTCGCGATCGTATTCTGCTATGCAGCCCTTGGGCTTTTGGCATCCATCATCGGAGTGGGAACGGCGAGAATGGGCAAGCTGGGCAATCCAAACCATGCCTTGAGCAGCAGCACGTATGCAACTACCGCCTTGTATGTGATTTTTACGGCCGTTGCAACGCTTGTCCTTGACTTCTCCTGGCGCATATGGGCGGCGGCGATCATCGGACTTGGCGTGGGTACCATCATCGGAATAGCCAGTGACTATTTCACCAACGATGAGAAGCATCCCGTCCACCATGTAGCCAAAGCTTCAGAAACAGGACCGGCGTTCACCATTCTCGGGGGCGTTTCCTATGGACTTCTAAGCGTGCTTCCCGCCATGGCCGGGATTGCGGTTGCAGCATTGGCGGCATACCTGGTTTGTGCCCCCCTGGGCCCCGGGTATGCCATGTTCGGTATATCCATGGCTGCGGTGGGCATGCTTTCCATCGTGGGCATGATCATCTCCAACGACGCCTACGGCCCTATTGTCGACAACGCAAGGGGTCTGGTTGAAATGGGAGGCTTGGGGGAGAGAGCCCTCAGGATAACCGACTCCCTGGATAGCGCCGGCAACACGGTCAAGGCGGTGACAAAAGGCTTCGCCATCGCCGCCGCCGGGCTGACGGTCATCGCCTTGCTGGGAGCTTTCATGGCTGAAGTCAACGATGCTGCCAGAGCCTTGGGAATGGGTGAACAATTCTTGAGTGGCTTCGATCTCATGAATCCATTGGTTTTCTTCGGCCTCTTGATCGGTGCAGCAATTCCGGCAGTCTTTTCAGCCATGTTGATATTGGGAGTTGAAAGAAATGCACAACGCATGATAAGTGAGATCCATCGCCAGTTCTTGACCATCAAGGGATTGAAGGAAGGCCAGGAAGGAGTAGTACCACAGTACGATCGATGCATCGATATTGCAACCATCGGGGCTCTGAAAGAGTTGATACCCGCAGGCCTCATGGCAATCATTGTTACATTGTTGGTAGGTTTCATCGGGGGAGTGCAAGCCATCGGAGGTTTCTTGACGGGAAACATCGTCAGCGGCCTGCTTTTGGCTCTCTTCATGTCCAACAGCGGAGGGCTCTGGGACAATACCAAGAAATACATCGAGTCAGGAAAATTTGGAGGACGCGGCTGTGACGCCCATAAGGCCGCCGTCGTAGGTGATACGGTGGGAGACCCCTTCAAGGATACTGCCGGTCCCTCGATCAACACACAAATCACCGTGGTGTCGCTGATCTCCTCGCTGATGTCTTCGGTATTCCTTACAGCATCATTGTTCTGATTTAAAAAAATCAACGGAGCAGGCCCATATACGAGGGTCTGCTCTCGTTTTAACTGGACTGATCGAGCGGTGTTCGGTATAGTTTTACAGAAGCAGGAGGAGCGAGCATGCAAGTATTTGACCTTCGAAGCGATACGATTACCAAACCCACCCTTGAGATGAGACAGGCCATGGCCGCCGCCGAAGTCGGTGATGATGTCTATCGGGAAGACCCAACCACGACCAAGCTTGAAAAACTGGCTGCCGAGCTTACCGGGAAAGAACGGGCCCTCTTTGTCTCCTCCGGATGCATGGGCAACCTCATCAGCCTGTACATCCAGGCTGGAAGAGGCAAGGAAGTGCTGTGTGCAAGCAACAGCCACATCATCCAGCATGAGATAGGTTCCATCGCAGCAATCGCCGGAGCTCTTCCGATCACCATCAATGCACCGCGAGGCGTGCTCAATGCCACCGACCTCCATTCCTTGGTGAAACAAGGTGCGTACGACATGGCCACCACCGCTCTGATCGAGGTGGAGAATACCATCGGAGGATACTGCTACCCACTTGAAAACCTTGAAATGATCAAGGATTTTGCCTCAACCCACAACCTCAAGGTCCACATGGATGGAGCCCGAGTCTTCAACGCACAGGCAGCCACCGGCATCCCGGTAAAGACCTATGCCAAGTATGCCGATACCATCACCTTCTGCCTCTCCAAGGGTCTGGGGTGTCCGGTGGGAAGCATGCTCTGCGGCACCAAGGAGTTCATCTCCCAGGCACTTACCGTACGCAAGCTGCTTGGAGGCGGCATGAGACAAACCGGCATACTCGCTGCAGCGGGACTCTATGCCCTTGAGCATCATGTCGACCGCCTGAAGGACGACCATGCACATGCGAAGGCAATCGCCGATACCCTGGTGAAAACAGGGTGGGCCGACGTGGATGTCCAGGGAGTCCAGACAAACATCATATTCTTCACCGTCCCCACTTTCAATGCACAAGATGTAGTGAAACAGCTTGCGCGTATCGGTATTCTGGCTAACACCGAAGGGGAGACCGTACGACTGGTAACCAACCTTGACTTGAGCGATGAGGATACCCAAAGCGTCTGCTCGCTCCTCGCCTCGTTCAATCCCGAGGTCCTCGCATGAAAACAACACTCATCTGCTTTTCAGGAACAGGCAACAGCTACTACATCGCAAAGCGTCTTGCCTCCGAACTCGGGGACAGCCAAATCCTGATGATACCTCATCTGATGCAGAACCAGGAGTTCGAGCTCACCGAACAGGTCGGTTTCGTATTTCCCGTCTACAAGGGCTTTCCTCCCAATCTGGTAACCCATTTCATCCAGGAAGTCTTTGCAAAGCAGGACCTCAGCCCGATAAAGTACCTCTTTCAGGTAGCCACCCGCTACATGTTCCAGGCCTATACCTTCCAGGCGATGGATGTAGTACTCAAGGAAGCGGGAGCGCTCACCAGTTATGTCAACCACGTTGTCATGCCTGACGGATATGTGCCGTTGCTGTCAGCTCCCACTGAGGCCAAGATCGACGAGCTCTACACAAAAGCCGACCGGAAAATTGCGCAAATCGCCGAGGACGTCAAGCAGGAACAGATCAAGCTGCCGTTCCGTCCTCCTTTCAGCCGCTTGGCGATCAACCATTTCATGGTGCCCATCCATCGATCCTTCATGGACACAGCCCTCGATTTTTCCGTCACCGATGCCTGCATTTCCTGCGGCCTGTGCTATCGCATGTGCCCTTCCTTCAACATCGAGATGGTTGACGGCAAACCTGAATTCGACAGGGCCTGCACCGGGTGCCTGGGCTGTTACCACCGCTGTCCTTCCCAAGCCATTGTATTCAAACAAAAGGTGAAAAGCGGAAGGTATCCCAACCCCCGCTCAACCTACACCGTGGAGTACCGCACCTGATGCTGTATAATTTTGATCGTTCGATCGACCGCCGTCCCACCCTTTCGGTTAAATGGAACAAGGAAGCCATTAAAAGCTTGTGTGGAAATCCTGATGCAGAACCTTTTTGGGTCGCAGATATGGACTTTTCGGTTGCATCCGAAGTAACGCAAAAAGCACGCATTCTCAGCGACCATGCCATCTATGGCTATCCGCATGCAACAAACCAACGCCAGGTATTCTGTTCCTGGGCCAAGAAACGTCATCTGCTGGACCTCCAGCCGGGCCAGGTAGTCATCAGTCAGGGAGTTCTCACCAGCATTGCAATTCTGGTGGAGTTGCTGAGTGCCGAGGGTGATGGCATCATTATCCCCCTTCCGGCTTATCAGCCGTTCATCAGGATTGTGAACAACCTGCAGCGCACGATGTTGGGCTGGCCCTTGCTATATGATCAGGACACCCATACGTTCAGCCTCGATTGGCCTCTGTATGAAGAGCTGTGCAAGAGAGCTAGAATCCTGATCTTCTGCTCCCCCCACAACCCCTCGGGCATGGTGTTCGGTCATCAGGATTTAATCCGCCTGTGTGAAATCGCCAAGCAAAACAATGTAGTCATCATCAGCGATGAGATTCATGCAGACCTGAGTTTTGAAACCCACCTCACCCTTCTTGAACCGGCAAGGCAGGTCGGCTGTGAAGCCGTTGTTTGCATGGCTCCCTCCAAAACTTTCAATATCGCCGGAGAGCACTACTCGGTAACGTTATTCAACTCCAGTGAACTGAAGAAACGATTCGTGACCCGACTTGAACAGCTTTTTCTCTCCACTCCGTCCCTTGTTGCCACCACCCTCGCCCTTGCTTCCTATGAGAGCGGTGGGAAATGGCTTGAAGAACTGCTTGTATATCTGCAAAAGAATGCAGACCTCATAGAGAAAACCCTGCAAAAGGAAGTACCGTCCGTCGTCTTCCTCAAACCCAGGGCTTCCTTCATCGGCCTGCTTGACTGCTCGGCAATACTCCACCTCGTGGAGCGCGACGCCCAAGAGCATCCCGAGCTCTACGACAGTTCGGCAAGCGCCCAAGGGGGGCTGCTCTCCCGGTTCTTCGGCCAGCGTGCAGGGCTTGCCTTCAACGACGGGACATGGTTCGGAGGGGAGGCATACCGCCGGTTTGTCCGCTTGAACTTCGGCACCCAACGTTCAAATATTGAACGCGCACTGTTGCACATCAAACAAGCGGTGGCTTTCTTGGAGACGACCTACCGCTGAAAGGGAATCAGCGGGGCAAGCGACTTGGCCAGGAAGGAAATCCCTTTCTGGTCGGGATGCAGGAATTGGTCGTCGTAGGCATCACGAAGCGAGAGGGAGAGCCCGTCAGCCACTTCAACAGCGGCAAAGCATCTGGTCGCCTGTATCAGAGCCTGGGTGAGCTCCTTGAAGCTGCCCATCCTCTTGTTCTGCAGGATGTCGGTCCGATAAAGCGGCGTCAGCAAGAGCACAGGAACCTTGGGATAGAACTTACGGATGCGTCCCAGCAGGGCGAACATCTCACCGCGGATTTCGGCAAGGTTCTCCCGTATCGTCCAGTCATTGGTACCTACAGAGAGTAAAATCGAGGCAACAGGCGCCTCAAGCTCCAACTTCTGCACCACCTTGGCGTTGATCATCGCCCCGGCAAGCCCTTGGTTTATCACCTGTACTCCCAGCTGGTTGCCAAGCAGAGTCGCCAAATTCTGTG
Proteins encoded:
- a CDS encoding ABC transporter ATP-binding protein, encoding MSTPKKPLLEVRDLKQHFPITSGSLLQKQVGAIRAVDGISFDVYPGETLGIVGESGCGKSTTVRSIAQLYKPTSGSVVFNGVDLVKADQRTMLKARRDIQMIFQDPYASLDPRMTVRSIIAEPLVIYNNRKLLEKPLSSLDIERKVENLMERVGLNKAFKNRYPHEFSGGQRQRIGIARALALNPKIILADEPVSALDVSIQSQILNLLGDLQKEFGLTYIFIAHDLAVIQHISTRVAVMYLGKIVEISDAVRLYDNPLHPYTTALLSAAPIPDPKVERERKRIILTGDVPSPDKERNGCYFYDRCPKKMPWCSCHIPPMFDIEDKHQVACWLYDKDDRSKVSMEEAQADANKSK
- a CDS encoding peptide ABC transporter substrate-binding protein, with the translated sequence MKKFLAIMLCVLLVSALFISCGKKEAPAPAATTTPAPAAPAAPAAPAPAPAVTATPAPAPAAPAPAPAAVAKDEVVFRITNGAEPESLDPALIQGVPEHRIFEALFEGLVANDPVTALAVPGVAESWESNEDGTQYTFKLRKNAVWSDGTPITAHDVVYSWLRILDPATAGPYAWFPCMFLAGATEFNAGEAGPEAVGIRALDDYTFQMDLIGPLPYAVDALTHYSFAIVPKHAIEKFGAAWTDPANFVGNGPFVLTDRVAQTSITASKNPKYWDADAVKLDKVIFYSSDSDTTNYNMYLNGEIDWATNVPPDQLNAAQMRDDFQLAPQLATYYYVFQNEVAPINNVLVRKALSYAVDREALVEGVTKAGQIPAWGIVSPMAGYPGLEFPFETQDEAIEMAQDMLAQAGYPNGAGFPTVSILYNTNEGHKQIAEFIQQEWKNNLGINVVLENQEWQTYLSNRNEGNFQIARAGWVGDYQDPNTFLDMFLTGAGMNGGKYSNEIYDVLINEAARMPAGEDRFGVLRTAEDIMINEDQALMPLYYYVTINMLDTNKWGGWHNNTMDYHPVKDIYKK
- a CDS encoding sodium-translocating pyrophosphatase, coding for MITIIELFAIATSVLAFGMALWLYTWVKAQPAGNKKLEDIGAYIQQGANTFLKREYSILSRFAGVIAILILLFIPTPIWKGSMQNIVMAVSFLIGATFSALAGKVGIQVATIANRKAAAASQTGIKFAFLAGFRGGAVMGMAVVGTSLLGVTAVFMITGDATAILGFSFGASSLALFAKAGGGIFTKTADISADLVGKVELGIPEDDPRNPAVIADNVGDNVGDVAGMGADLFDSNVASMAAALVMALYLDGSASTDNVAIVFCYAALGLLASIIGVGTARMGKLGNPNHALSSSTYATTALYVIFTAVATLVLDFSWRIWAAAIIGLGVGTIIGIASDYFTNDEKHPVHHVAKASETGPAFTILGGVSYGLLSVLPAMAGIAVAALAAYLVCAPLGPGYAMFGISMAAVGMLSIVGMIISNDAYGPIVDNARGLVEMGGLGERALRITDSLDSAGNTVKAVTKGFAIAAAGLTVIALLGAFMAEVNDAARALGMGEQFLSGFDLMNPLVFFGLLIGAAIPAVFSAMLILGVERNAQRMISEIHRQFLTIKGLKEGQEGVVPQYDRCIDIATIGALKELIPAGLMAIIVTLLVGFIGGVQAIGGFLTGNIVSGLLLALFMSNSGGLWDNTKKYIESGKFGGRGCDAHKAAVVGDTVGDPFKDTAGPSINTQITVVSLISSLMSSVFLTASLF
- a CDS encoding threonine aldolase family protein, which gives rise to MQVFDLRSDTITKPTLEMRQAMAAAEVGDDVYREDPTTTKLEKLAAELTGKERALFVSSGCMGNLISLYIQAGRGKEVLCASNSHIIQHEIGSIAAIAGALPITINAPRGVLNATDLHSLVKQGAYDMATTALIEVENTIGGYCYPLENLEMIKDFASTHNLKVHMDGARVFNAQAATGIPVKTYAKYADTITFCLSKGLGCPVGSMLCGTKEFISQALTVRKLLGGGMRQTGILAAAGLYALEHHVDRLKDDHAHAKAIADTLVKTGWADVDVQGVQTNIIFFTVPTFNAQDVVKQLARIGILANTEGETVRLVTNLDLSDEDTQSVCSLLASFNPEVLA
- a CDS encoding EFR1 family ferrodoxin (N-terminal region resembles flavodoxins. C-terminal ferrodoxin region binds two 4Fe-4S clusters.) produces the protein MKTTLICFSGTGNSYYIAKRLASELGDSQILMIPHLMQNQEFELTEQVGFVFPVYKGFPPNLVTHFIQEVFAKQDLSPIKYLFQVATRYMFQAYTFQAMDVVLKEAGALTSYVNHVVMPDGYVPLLSAPTEAKIDELYTKADRKIAQIAEDVKQEQIKLPFRPPFSRLAINHFMVPIHRSFMDTALDFSVTDACISCGLCYRMCPSFNIEMVDGKPEFDRACTGCLGCYHRCPSQAIVFKQKVKSGRYPNPRSTYTVEYRT
- a CDS encoding MalY/PatB family protein; protein product: MLYNFDRSIDRRPTLSVKWNKEAIKSLCGNPDAEPFWVADMDFSVASEVTQKARILSDHAIYGYPHATNQRQVFCSWAKKRHLLDLQPGQVVISQGVLTSIAILVELLSAEGDGIIIPLPAYQPFIRIVNNLQRTMLGWPLLYDQDTHTFSLDWPLYEELCKRARILIFCSPHNPSGMVFGHQDLIRLCEIAKQNNVVIISDEIHADLSFETHLTLLEPARQVGCEAVVCMAPSKTFNIAGEHYSVTLFNSSELKKRFVTRLEQLFLSTPSLVATTLALASYESGGKWLEELLVYLQKNADLIEKTLQKEVPSVVFLKPRASFIGLLDCSAILHLVERDAQEHPELYDSSASAQGGLLSRFFGQRAGLAFNDGTWFGGEAYRRFVRLNFGTQRSNIERALLHIKQAVAFLETTYR